From Pseudanabaena sp. PCC 6802, one genomic window encodes:
- a CDS encoding tetratricopeptide repeat protein encodes MTVRDGELDLLDVGVQHVDVLLGRAIASQKSGQIGAAECLYLQILKQQPDQIDALQNLGTIACQQQQFERGINLLSQAIAIAPDRVGIHTNLALAYIAMGDLDAAIPHYQKVIDLQPDCTPAYLRLSQALIERSRLAEAQDYLERLLARQPDCADAYWDLCAILRQTDRYALWRQTAEQYMRFCQDSDAIGAAIATIQAYYKTGMHAEALQKLEELEAQIYRDAGELSDTNIGRIYFLILFAIFRLRDDLEANSKLAKLIGQLYAKSARKTIDAIPRKSLEPDRDRDNLANSHSQQDRLRIGFMSVNFRRHPVGWCIADALQSLSRLAPHIYLYATSEFKRDDRTEVFENIASKCNWKGNRWQQQTQSETFKNLNDLIAEIEEDNLDVLIDLDSLTASRHPEILVRKPARLCLSWLGFDAPFLSTDNYNLGDRHTHPAGIEPYYLETIIRLPDSHMAVAGFASVPVDRQAQRKAIGIKAQEIAYLCVTPSIKLNYPTVEAHARILKSIPDSRLLYKGRGDLEVVKSLYHQICINYNLDRDRIKFLPLTATEEEHRGSYAIADVLLDSYPYNGGSHTLEALWFNLPIVTRMGEQSFSRMGYSFLTTLGITDGIARNWDEYVEWGIRLGQDRALRDAIEKQLLASKQPDRLSPLWNPDKLARDMYGMFESVLAGQRDSDAAIYFELGNNLWHRGNVAESAMRYRQAIALQPDRAEAWGNLGTVLHSENKLEEAIAHYQKSLRLNSHNLTIQSNLGKAFKALGQDDLAIACYERALEIDPQNLHPYNRLGEIFFARRDWQKARDCFQQAIEIDPNYAFSLNRLGAIHLEWQRVDEAIIYFERAIGCDPEFVNAHVNYSLALLLKGEYRAGFVEYEWRWQEQEFLAQNPTFSTPVWDGSDLQDRTLLIYAEQGLGDFIQFIRYLPLVKAKCSDRGKILVTCPASIIPLLSDSNDLIKDVDLIAVNSPLPPFDLCAPLLSLPRILGTAVSNIPSVVPYLFAKPDRMTIPERSQQDRLRIGVVWATCSASSETGKRSCPLELFQRLIDSNLGTFYSLQMEIPPADEDLFERLGDRIVDLRDCIQNFADTAAIVEQMDLIISIDTAVAHLAGAMGKPVWLLLPFAADWRWMLEREDSPWYPTMRLFRQARSDDWAGVMGRLVVALRDFMRGEVIVRSESEPLNLDILNLDILLQTAIAHHQAGRRSDAVEVCKIILDRQPDNFNALYLMGLLTYAEGRWLDAQNYIERTIALKSDHAEAYKKLGDIFKEKGERQAAIAAYKRAITLKPKYVNAYYALGCILGEQEDYPELVETAIVNFQQALTLKPDYAIAHYGLGLCYKSLNQLDRAIAAFQQSVFCDPKYTDAHVALGLTLLLAGNFAPGWQEYEWRWDAIDIAKESPHLFPEPVWDGSDFRDRTLLIYAEQGHGDLIQFIRYVPLVRDKGGRVLLACPQELISLCACLEEIQLILWDREKALERDKLAFDIRVPLLSLPRILGTTIDTIPNRIPYLSVPLPIKPHLQIASQERLKVGLVWATHSASQTAKRRSCPLPLLERIWEIEGIAFYSLQTEISSLERERLAGKVQDLSPYINDFADTAILIEQMDLVISVDTAVAHLAGALGKPVWVLLKFHPDWRWLLEREDSPWYPTMRLFRQLRSNDWEGVIARVVAALQEFRSGDEMSIPNSQLPTSTQSLDIDSHAKLQTAIAHQQAGRLDEAAQIYQQILQQHPDDFNALYLAGVVALRQNHLTEAVSYLQRTIALKSDHAEAHRKLGDIFKQQRQPEEAIAAYRQAIACKPDYCEAHYFIGIVFWNQDNFEQAAFHYRRATEIKPDYAAAHGNLGAALFKLGKTDEAIACYHRALQLDPHDLLALCNLATALADLGKLDEAIEHCQTAIQIQPDSQNAHCNLAYVYQCQGNTEKAIAAYQKVIDLNPNHIDAHIGLGNMYSNLQQYERAIDEFNRAIAIDSSNANAYNWLGFVCLELNQVDAAIEAFRHAINYNPDYPEAHLNLSLALLLQGNYAEGLAEYEWRSQRSGLDKDSPHFFPHPVWDGQDLQGRTLLIYSEQGFGDLIQFIRYIPIAKARCGSNGKIIFDCQEPVRRLFEPFIDKTGIEIRPRNLPLPHFDIRASLLSLPHILGTTLDTIPAPEQYLSIGKDINPEAIRKIGERRSLLKVGLVWASKQTHSTAPKRSCHLSSLLPLFDLVKDLANGQTNIHFYVLQKEISDADRPLMEQYQAELTDLSNYLGDFADTAAIIDRLDLVITVDTSVAHLAGAMGKPVWVMLPLAPDWRWLLEREDSPWYPTMRLFRQDKTGDWQGAIERIAIAVRELLSIDLTNSHMKSAKSSKSSKPTKPSKSSKKSNKRNKSPYPVESPLPNLDILIQEAIAHHKAGKLAEAEVIYQQILQLQPQHFTSLHMLGVLALQAGQLETGISWIKKAVAVDPTNAEAHSNLGNALSELERHDEAISHYERAIALNPDFADAYYNLGLANAARGDIDKAIACYQQTIAISPTYAQAHNNLGTLLQKQGQFEQAKDCYQQAIAINPNHAEAKYNFSMLLLLLGDLRQGFLEYEWRWRSPTFLSDNPAPSCSQPLWDGTDLDRRTLLISCEQGFGDAIQFSRYFSLIKRKAEKVMFVCPPPLEKLFRQFDGVKLVPPHAPLPDFDTHISLLSLPRICDTALATIPARIPYLSAPSPEEIASLLKIDDRTNTFRVGIVWASKASHPTAGDRTCPLNILKSLLDISNVNFYCLQKEIDNSDRHLLGQYQGKLTILSDRLQDFADTAAIIAQLDLVISVDTAVAHLAGAMGKPTWVLLPFSPDWRWMLEREDSPWYPTMRLFRQERIGDWTDAIERVGNALRDLTNSGSRTLDAISSVSIAMSIEEKSEFLSVDDLNLDDLIKEAIAHHKAGKLTDAERLYRRILQHHPQHFNALHMLGTLASQLGQLETGITYIQQALTLNPQSAEAHSNLGSAYSQQGNLEKAILHYRSAISLKPDYADAHKNLGLALLAAGNLQEGFREYEWRWQSDSFKQGNPLPNFVQPLWDGTDAKERTLLIYCEQGLGDIIQFSRYIPLIASKVGKVILDCREPLNRLLGHTFRTLENLQIAQRNVPLPQFDLRIPLVSLARILGTTLETIPAQIPYLSAPQDTSGIAAEISQHKARLKVGLVWASQPGHSTTATRSCPLELFLKLLDIPDIKFYSLQKEVSDRDVEILEQNRGKLQDLRHYLGDFADTAAIVQSLDLVISIDTSVAHLAGALGKPVWVLLPHVADWRWLQGREDSPWYSTMRLFRQPQPERWDAVITRVVEELNTSIAQYQNRSYNLKLDISSTVMTKQNIGLNMTIGSPTGWGVVSTNLLLQILKSDRFSPYLIAAPDFNTGFVNPLYRHAIAPLISEQRRLQQIVSSNANKLIYVDFPIIHVLDNSKPKYELRIRGKQNYGYAVFESSHLSPEKIDSFNNFDLILVASTWNANILHNYGLTNVRLAIQGIDPAIFHPAPRSDLFRDRFVIFSGGKLEFRKGQDIVVAAFKIFQSRHPDALLITAWHNFWPIFMAGIEKTGNVVGLPASDSNQNLKIAEWLANNGLPPNSYIDLGLVPNHITPQIVREADVALFPNRCEGGTNLVAMECLACGVPTVLSANTGHLDLIGDLKDIEGGTIRHCYPLRHQKPVMRHPHFSGVEGWGESDVEEVVEVLEQIYNDRTEAKLRGAKGTLFMQGMTWEKQVEKILDAIATKIST; translated from the coding sequence ATGACAGTACGTGACGGTGAACTCGATCTATTAGATGTCGGAGTTCAGCACGTAGATGTGCTGTTGGGAAGGGCGATCGCCTCTCAAAAATCCGGTCAGATCGGTGCAGCAGAATGCCTATACCTACAAATCCTTAAACAACAACCAGACCAAATTGATGCATTGCAAAATTTAGGCACGATCGCCTGCCAGCAACAGCAATTCGAGCGCGGCATTAATTTACTGAGCCAGGCTATAGCGATCGCGCCCGATCGCGTTGGTATCCACACCAATCTCGCTCTGGCATACATTGCTATGGGGGATCTGGATGCGGCGATTCCTCATTATCAAAAAGTTATAGACTTGCAGCCAGATTGCACCCCAGCCTATCTCAGGCTATCACAGGCACTGATCGAGCGATCGCGGTTGGCAGAAGCGCAGGACTATTTAGAGAGATTGCTAGCACGCCAACCCGATTGCGCTGATGCCTATTGGGATCTCTGTGCGATTTTGCGCCAAACCGATCGCTACGCCCTATGGCGGCAGACTGCCGAACAATACATGCGGTTCTGTCAAGATTCCGATGCGATTGGTGCGGCGATCGCCACCATCCAGGCCTACTATAAAACTGGAATGCACGCTGAAGCTCTCCAGAAATTAGAAGAACTGGAAGCGCAGATCTATCGAGATGCAGGCGAACTATCAGATACAAATATCGGGCGCATCTATTTTCTGATTCTCTTCGCTATCTTTCGCCTGAGAGACGATTTAGAAGCAAATAGCAAGTTAGCAAAGTTAATTGGGCAACTCTACGCCAAAAGCGCTCGCAAAACCATCGATGCCATCCCTCGCAAATCGTTAGAACCCGACAGAGATCGCGACAACTTAGCGAATTCCCATTCTCAGCAAGATCGCTTGCGCATTGGCTTTATGTCCGTAAATTTTAGACGACATCCCGTTGGTTGGTGTATCGCGGACGCGCTTCAGTCGCTATCGCGGCTCGCTCCCCATATCTACCTCTATGCCACCAGCGAATTTAAAAGGGATGACCGCACAGAAGTATTTGAGAACATAGCAAGTAAATGCAACTGGAAGGGAAACCGCTGGCAGCAACAGACACAATCTGAAACTTTCAAGAACCTCAACGATCTAATCGCCGAAATCGAGGAAGATAATTTGGACGTGCTGATCGACCTAGATTCTTTAACTGCAAGCAGACATCCAGAAATCCTGGTCAGAAAACCAGCACGACTGTGCTTGTCGTGGCTGGGCTTTGATGCGCCGTTTCTCTCGACCGATAACTATAACCTGGGCGATCGCCATACGCATCCAGCAGGAATCGAACCATATTATCTCGAAACCATAATTCGATTACCAGATTCGCATATGGCTGTGGCTGGTTTTGCGAGCGTTCCTGTAGACCGCCAAGCCCAGCGTAAAGCGATCGGAATTAAAGCGCAAGAAATAGCCTATCTCTGCGTTACTCCCAGCATCAAGCTCAATTATCCAACGGTAGAAGCACATGCGCGCATCCTAAAATCCATTCCAGATAGCAGATTGCTTTACAAAGGCAGAGGAGATCTAGAGGTTGTGAAATCGCTCTATCACCAGATCTGCATCAACTATAATCTCGATCGCGATCGCATCAAGTTTCTACCACTGACAGCAACCGAAGAAGAACACAGAGGCTCATACGCGATCGCTGATGTCCTCCTCGACTCTTATCCCTATAACGGTGGCAGTCACACTTTAGAGGCGCTCTGGTTTAATTTACCCATAGTGACGCGCATGGGCGAGCAAAGTTTTTCCAGGATGGGCTACTCGTTTCTGACCACCCTAGGAATTACAGACGGCATTGCGCGTAACTGGGATGAATATGTGGAATGGGGCATTCGCCTCGGCCAAGATCGCGCTTTAAGGGATGCGATCGAAAAGCAACTGCTCGCATCAAAGCAGCCCGATCGCCTCTCGCCACTATGGAACCCCGATAAGCTTGCCAGAGATATGTACGGCATGTTTGAGTCGGTATTAGCAGGACAAAGAGACAGCGACGCGGCAATTTACTTTGAACTTGGTAATAACTTGTGGCATCGAGGCAACGTGGCCGAATCTGCCATGCGCTACCGTCAGGCGATCGCGCTGCAACCAGATCGTGCTGAAGCATGGGGTAACTTAGGGACGGTTCTGCATAGCGAGAACAAACTAGAGGAGGCGATCGCCCATTATCAGAAATCTCTACGACTCAACTCACATAACTTGACAATCCAATCGAATCTGGGTAAAGCATTCAAGGCACTAGGTCAAGACGATCTGGCGATCGCCTGTTACGAACGCGCGCTCGAGATCGATCCCCAAAACCTGCATCCATATAATCGATTGGGAGAGATATTTTTTGCTCGTCGCGACTGGCAAAAAGCAAGGGACTGCTTTCAGCAGGCGATCGAGATCGACCCTAACTATGCATTTTCGCTTAACCGACTCGGAGCTATTCACCTGGAATGGCAACGGGTAGATGAGGCCATTATCTATTTCGAGCGAGCGATAGGCTGCGATCCGGAATTCGTTAACGCCCACGTAAACTACAGTTTAGCCCTACTACTCAAAGGGGAATATCGGGCTGGCTTCGTCGAATACGAATGGCGCTGGCAAGAGCAAGAATTCCTGGCGCAAAATCCTACTTTCTCTACACCCGTATGGGATGGTTCCGATCTCCAGGATAGAACTCTTCTAATTTATGCCGAACAAGGCTTAGGCGATTTTATCCAGTTTATCCGCTACCTGCCTTTAGTAAAAGCTAAATGCAGCGATCGCGGTAAGATTCTGGTTACCTGTCCGGCATCGATAATTCCCTTACTCAGCGATAGCAACGATCTGATTAAAGATGTCGATTTGATTGCAGTAAATTCTCCCCTCCCCCCATTCGATCTTTGCGCTCCCCTATTGAGCTTGCCTCGTATTTTGGGAACTGCTGTTTCTAACATCCCATCTGTCGTTCCTTACCTATTTGCCAAGCCCGATCGCATGACGATCCCGGAGCGATCGCAGCAGGATCGATTGCGGATTGGCGTGGTCTGGGCAACGTGCAGTGCTAGCTCGGAGACTGGTAAGCGCTCCTGCCCCCTCGAATTGTTTCAGCGGCTAATCGATTCTAACCTGGGAACGTTTTACAGCTTGCAAATGGAAATTCCTCCTGCGGACGAGGATTTATTTGAACGCCTGGGCGATCGCATTGTGGATTTGCGCGATTGCATCCAGAATTTTGCCGATACAGCGGCGATCGTCGAACAGATGGATTTAATTATTTCGATCGATACTGCTGTGGCGCACCTGGCGGGCGCAATGGGTAAGCCAGTCTGGTTGCTACTGCCTTTTGCCGCTGACTGGCGCTGGATGCTAGAAAGAGAGGACAGCCCCTGGTATCCTACCATGCGATTGTTTCGCCAAGCACGGAGCGACGATTGGGCAGGAGTTATGGGTAGACTAGTTGTAGCCTTAAGAGATTTCATGCGAGGGGAGGTTATAGTGCGATCGGAGTCGGAGCCGTTAAATCTGGATATTTTAAATCTCGATATCTTGCTGCAAACAGCGATCGCCCACCATCAAGCTGGTAGGAGATCGGATGCCGTTGAGGTATGTAAAATCATCCTGGATCGCCAACCTGATAACTTTAACGCTCTGTATCTTATGGGTTTGCTTACCTATGCTGAGGGGCGCTGGCTAGACGCACAGAACTATATCGAGCGAACCATTGCTCTCAAGAGCGATCATGCTGAAGCATATAAGAAATTAGGTGATATTTTCAAGGAAAAAGGTGAAAGACAAGCGGCGATCGCCGCCTATAAACGCGCCATAACCCTAAAGCCCAAGTATGTTAACGCATACTATGCCCTGGGCTGTATTTTAGGCGAGCAAGAAGATTACCCCGAACTTGTCGAAACTGCCATTGTCAATTTTCAACAGGCTCTGACTCTGAAGCCAGACTATGCGATCGCGCACTATGGTTTGGGTCTTTGTTATAAATCCTTAAATCAGTTGGATCGAGCGATCGCGGCGTTTCAGCAATCTGTATTTTGCGATCCCAAATATACTGACGCGCACGTCGCTCTAGGTTTGACATTGTTGCTCGCGGGAAATTTTGCGCCGGGATGGCAAGAGTATGAGTGGCGCTGGGATGCGATCGATATTGCCAAGGAATCGCCGCATCTTTTCCCCGAACCTGTTTGGGATGGATCGGATTTTCGCGATCGAACGCTACTAATATATGCCGAGCAGGGACACGGCGATCTCATCCAATTTATTCGCTATGTTCCCCTAGTCAGGGATAAGGGCGGTAGAGTCCTGCTAGCTTGTCCTCAGGAACTAATTTCTCTATGTGCTTGCTTAGAGGAGATACAGCTTATCTTGTGGGATAGAGAGAAAGCACTAGAGCGCGATAAACTCGCATTTGATATTCGCGTTCCTTTACTCAGCCTGCCTCGCATCTTGGGAACTACTATAGATACTATCCCCAACCGCATACCTTATCTATCTGTTCCTCTCCCCATAAAACCGCACCTTCAGATCGCCTCCCAAGAACGCTTAAAAGTTGGCCTGGTTTGGGCAACCCATAGCGCCAGTCAAACAGCTAAACGACGCTCGTGTCCGCTACCGTTACTGGAACGAATATGGGAGATTGAAGGAATAGCATTTTACAGCCTCCAAACAGAAATATCATCGCTAGAGAGAGAAAGATTAGCAGGTAAAGTACAGGATCTAAGCCCGTATATTAACGACTTTGCCGATACCGCCATCCTGATCGAACAGATGGATCTGGTTATTTCTGTGGATACGGCAGTAGCCCATTTGGCAGGGGCATTAGGCAAACCTGTATGGGTTTTATTGAAGTTCCATCCCGATTGGCGCTGGCTGCTGGAACGCGAAGATAGTCCCTGGTATCCCACCATGCGCTTGTTTCGCCAATTACGCAGCAATGATTGGGAAGGGGTAATAGCAAGAGTAGTTGCTGCTCTGCAAGAATTTCGCAGTGGAGATGAGATGTCAATACCAAACTCACAACTACCTACCAGCACGCAAAGCTTGGATATAGATTCTCATGCTAAGCTGCAAACTGCGATCGCCCACCAGCAAGCAGGCAGGTTGGATGAGGCAGCCCAAATCTATCAACAAATTCTGCAACAGCACCCCGATGACTTTAACGCTCTCTATTTAGCAGGGGTAGTGGCCTTGCGCCAGAACCACCTCACTGAAGCAGTTAGCTATTTGCAACGCACGATCGCGCTCAAGAGCGATCACGCCGAAGCACACAGGAAACTGGGAGATATTTTTAAGCAACAGCGCCAGCCAGAGGAGGCGATTGCTGCCTACCGACAGGCGATTGCCTGCAAGCCTGACTATTGCGAAGCACATTATTTTATAGGCATCGTATTTTGGAATCAGGATAATTTCGAGCAAGCTGCTTTTCATTACCGACGGGCAACAGAAATCAAACCAGACTATGCAGCAGCGCATGGCAATTTAGGAGCGGCTCTGTTCAAGCTAGGGAAAACCGATGAAGCGATTGCATGCTATCATCGAGCCTTGCAACTCGATCCCCACGATCTCCTCGCACTTTGCAATTTAGCCACAGCGCTAGCCGATCTAGGTAAGCTGGATGAGGCGATCGAGCATTGTCAAACGGCAATTCAAATCCAGCCTGATAGCCAGAACGCGCACTGCAATCTTGCCTATGTCTACCAGTGTCAGGGAAACACAGAAAAAGCAATCGCGGCATATCAAAAAGTCATCGACCTCAATCCCAACCATATTGACGCTCATATTGGCTTGGGCAATATGTACTCCAACCTCCAGCAGTACGAAAGAGCTATTGATGAATTCAACCGTGCGATCGCCATCGACTCCAGTAATGCCAATGCCTATAACTGGTTGGGGTTTGTTTGCCTTGAGTTAAACCAGGTCGATGCTGCGATCGAGGCTTTCCGACATGCAATTAACTATAATCCCGACTATCCTGAAGCTCATCTAAATCTCAGTTTAGCTTTATTGCTCCAGGGCAACTATGCCGAGGGACTAGCCGAGTATGAATGGCGTTCCCAACGTAGCGGTTTGGACAAGGATTCCCCGCACTTCTTTCCACATCCCGTGTGGGATGGCCAAGATCTACAAGGTCGAACGCTCTTAATCTATTCCGAGCAAGGGTTTGGCGATTTAATTCAGTTTATTCGCTATATCCCCATAGCAAAAGCAAGATGTGGGTCGAATGGCAAAATCATTTTTGACTGCCAGGAGCCTGTTAGAAGGCTGTTCGAGCCATTTATTGACAAGACGGGTATTGAGATCCGTCCTAGGAATTTGCCTTTGCCACACTTCGATATTCGAGCATCGCTACTGAGCCTACCTCATATTCTGGGGACGACGCTAGATACTATCCCTGCGCCAGAGCAATACTTATCAATTGGGAAGGATATCAATCCAGAAGCTATCCGCAAGATTGGAGAGCGTCGATCGCTGCTCAAAGTAGGTTTAGTCTGGGCTAGCAAGCAAACTCATTCAACGGCTCCTAAGCGCTCCTGTCATTTATCATCTCTTCTCCCACTCTTCGATCTAGTCAAAGATCTGGCAAACGGTCAAACTAATATCCATTTCTATGTTTTACAGAAAGAAATAAGCGATGCAGATCGACCTCTGATGGAACAATATCAAGCAGAGCTAACCGACTTGAGCAATTATCTGGGTGACTTTGCCGATACTGCTGCCATTATCGATCGCCTCGATCTGGTAATTACGGTCGATACTTCCGTCGCGCACCTGGCAGGTGCAATGGGCAAGCCCGTATGGGTAATGCTTCCCCTCGCCCCCGACTGGCGCTGGCTGTTAGAGCGCGAAGATAGCCCCTGGTATCCTACCATGCGCTTATTCCGTCAAGACAAAACAGGAGATTGGCAAGGAGCTATAGAAAGAATAGCTATCGCCGTGCGCGAGCTTTTAAGTATCGATCTTACAAATTCTCATATGAAGTCTGCAAAATCGTCGAAATCATCAAAACCCACGAAGCCTTCAAAATCATCAAAAAAATCGAATAAGCGGAATAAAAGTCCTTATCCAGTAGAGTCTCCATTGCCAAATCTCGATATTCTAATTCAGGAGGCGATCGCCCATCACAAAGCTGGTAAGTTAGCTGAGGCAGAGGTTATCTATCAGCAGATTTTGCAATTGCAACCGCAACACTTCACCTCCTTACATATGCTAGGAGTATTGGCTTTACAAGCCGGGCAGCTTGAGACAGGTATTAGTTGGATTAAAAAAGCCGTAGCAGTCGATCCAACTAACGCTGAAGCTCATTCCAATCTAGGTAATGCTTTATCGGAATTGGAAAGACATGATGAGGCAATTTCCCATTACGAACGAGCGATCGCGCTAAATCCTGACTTCGCAGATGCATATTACAACCTCGGCCTCGCGAATGCTGCGCGAGGTGATATAGACAAAGCGATCGCTTGCTACCAACAAACAATTGCCATTAGCCCTACCTATGCTCAAGCCCATAATAATCTGGGCACTTTGCTGCAAAAGCAAGGTCAGTTCGAGCAGGCGAAAGATTGCTATCAGCAGGCGATTGCGATTAATCCCAATCATGCCGAAGCAAAATATAATTTCAGCATGCTTTTACTGCTGCTGGGGGATTTGAGGCAAGGGTTCTTGGAATACGAATGGCGTTGGCGCAGTCCGACTTTTCTTAGCGATAATCCAGCACCTTCATGCTCGCAACCACTGTGGGACGGAACCGATCTCGATCGTCGCACGCTTCTCATCTCCTGCGAACAAGGTTTTGGCGATGCCATCCAATTTAGTCGCTACTTCTCCTTAATCAAAAGGAAAGCAGAGAAGGTTATGTTTGTCTGCCCTCCACCTCTAGAGAAGCTATTCAGACAATTTGACGGAGTGAAACTCGTCCCACCTCACGCTCCCTTACCAGATTTCGATACTCACATATCCCTACTAAGCCTGCCCCGCATATGCGATACAGCCCTGGCAACTATTCCCGCAAGGATTCCCTACTTATCAGCACCGTCACCCGAAGAGATTGCAAGTCTTCTCAAGATCGACGATCGCACTAACACCTTTCGAGTTGGAATCGTGTGGGCGAGCAAAGCATCCCATCCTACGGCGGGCGATCGCACTTGTCCGCTGAACATCCTGAAATCGCTTTTAGATATTTCTAACGTTAATTTCTACTGCTTGCAAAAGGAGATCGACAATAGCGATCGACACTTACTCGGACAATATCAAGGGAAATTAACTATTCTCAGCGATCGCCTGCAAGACTTTGCCGATACTGCTGCCATAATTGCGCAACTCGACTTAGTAATTTCTGTTGATACCGCTGTCGCGCATCTAGCGGGAGCAATGGGTAAGCCTACGTGGGTTCTACTGCCTTTCTCCCCGGACTGGCGCTGGATGTTAGAACGCGAAGATAGTCCCTGGTATCCAACTATGCGCTTGTTCCGCCAGGAGCGAATTGGCGATTGGACAGATGCGATCGAAAGGGTTGGCAACGCCTTGCGCGACTTGACTAACTCAGGTAGCCGAACGCTTGATGCGATCTCCAGCGTATCGATCGCTATGTCAATAGAGGAGAAATCAGAATTTCTCTCAGTGGATGACTTGAATCTAGATGACTTAATTAAAGAAGCGATCGCGCATCACAAAGCGGGCAAGTTGACTGATGCCGAAAGACTTTATCGCCGAATTCTCCAACACCATCCGCAGCACTTCAATGCTTTACACATGCTGGGAACGCTAGCCTCGCAACTTGGTCAACTTGAAACTGGCATCACTTATATCCAACAAGCCCTGACCCTAAATCCGCAGAGTGCTGAAGCTCATTCTAATCTCGGTTCTGCCTACAGCCAGCAAGGGAATTTAGAAAAAGCAATCCTCCATTATCGATCGGCTATTAGTCTGAAGCCAGACTACGCCGATGCCCATAAAAACCTGGGACTGGCTTTACTCGCTGCTGGCAATCTGCAAGAAGGGTTTCGCGAGTATGAATGGCGTTGGCAAAGCGATAGCTTCAAACAGGGGAATCCCTTACCCAACTTCGTGCAGCCGTTGTGGGATGGCACGGATGCGAAGGAGCGCACGCTGTTGATTTACTGCGAACAAGGACTAGGAGATATCATCCAGTTCAGTCGTTATATTCCTTTAATAGCATCTAAAGTGGGCAAGGTTATCCTGGATTGTCGCGAGCCATTAAATCGCCTGCTCGGTCATACCTTCAGGACGCTCGAAAACCTTCAGATCGCTCAACGTAATGTTCCTTTGCCTCAGTTCGACCTGCGCATTCCATTGGTGAGTCTAGCCCGTATTTTAGGAACTACTCTAGAGACAATTCCCGCTCAAATTCCCTATCTGTCAGCACCTCAAGACACGAGCGGGATTGCAGCAGAGATTTCTCAGCACAAAGCACGGTTAAAAGTCGGACTTGTCTGGGCCAGCCAACCAGGTCACTCAACTACAGCTACGCGCTCTTGTCCGCTCGAACTTTTTCTGAAGTTATTAGACATTCCTGACATCAAATTCTACAGTTTGCAAAAAGAAGTTAGCGATCGCGATGTGGAAATACTCGAACAAAATCGAGGAAAACTTCAGGACTTGCGGCATTATCTGGGAGACTTTGCCGATACCGCTGCGATCGTCCAATCCCTAGATTTAGTTATTTCCATCGATACATCTGTCGCTCACCTGGCTGGAGCTTTAGGCAAGCCCGTATGGGTACTGTTACCACACGTTGCCGATTGGCGCTGGTTGCAGGGGCGCGAGGATAGCCCCTGGTATTCCACCATGCGGCTGTTCCGCCAACCACAGCCAGAGCGATGGGATGCAGTTATTACACGAGTAGTCGAGGAGTTAAATACGTCGATCGCCCAATACCAAAATCGTTCTTACAATCTCAAGTTAGACATCTCATCAACAGTAATGACTAAACAAAATATTGGTCTTAACATGACTATTGGTTCCCCTACTGGTTGGGGTGTAGTTAGCACAAACCTGCTATTGCAAATACTTAAAAGCGATCGTTTCAGTCCATATCTCATAGCTGCTCCCGACTTCAATACGGGATTTGTCAATCCGTTATATCGACATGCGATCGCACCGTTGATTAGCGAGCAAAGACGATTGCAGCAGATTGTCTCAAGTAATGCAAATAAGCTAATTTACGTTGACTTTCCAATAATTCACGTCCTGGATAATTCCAAACCCAAATACGAACTACGGATACGAGGAAAGCAGAATTATGGATATGCTGTTTTTGAGTCGTCTCATTTGAGTCCCGAAAAGATCGATTCTTTTAATAATTTCGACCTGATTCTAGTGGCATCAACCTGGAATGCTAACATTTTGCACAACTATGGCCTCACAAATGTTCGACTAGCTATCCAGGGTATCGATCCGGCGATTTTCCACCCTGCCCCCCGCTCCGATCTATTCAGAGATCGCTTTGTTATATTCTCTGGTGGCAAACTGGAGTTTCGCAAAGGTCAAGATATCGTTGTGGCAGCTTTTAAGATTTTCCAATCTCGCCATCCCGATGCATTGCTAATAACTGCCTGGCATAATTTCTGGCCTATCTTTATGGCTGGGATTGAAAAAACTGGTAATGTGGTTGGGCTGCCAGCATCAGATAGCAACCAAAATTTAAAGATTGCGGAATGGCTTGCTAATAATGGCCTACCGCCCAATTCATATATCGATTTGGGGTTAGTTCCCAATCACATTACTCCCCAGATCGTGCGCGAGGCGGATGTTGCTTTATTCCCCAATCGTTGCGAGGGTGGCACTAACTTAGTTGCCATGGAGTGCCTCGCCTGTGGTGTCCCAACAGTTTTATCAGCAAACACAGGACACCTGGATTTAATTGGCGATTTGAAGGACATTGAAGGTGGAACGATTCGCCACTGCTATCCTCTTCGCCATCAAAAGCCCGTTATGCGACATCCTCATTTCAGTGGGGTTGAAGGTTGGGGAGAATCTGATGTTGAAGAGGTTGTAGAGGTGCTGGAACAAATTTATAACGACCGGACAGAGGCGAAACTTAGAGGTGCAAAGGGTACGTTATTTATGCAAGGGATGACATGGGAAAAACAAGTAGAGAAAATTCTGGATGCGATCGCCACCAAAATCTCAACTTAA